From Ipomoea triloba cultivar NCNSP0323 chromosome 5, ASM357664v1, the proteins below share one genomic window:
- the LOC116019012 gene encoding uncharacterized protein LOC116019012, with the protein MASKLQQVSAKACELTKFVAKNGSTYYKQALEQNKQYIVEPPTVEKCTELSKQLFFTRLASIPGRNEAFWKELDYVKNMWKNRQELKVEHAGIAALFGLECFAWFCAGEIVGRGFTFTGYYP; encoded by the exons ATGGCATCTAAGCTTCAGCAAGTTTCAGCAAAGGCTTGTGAATTAACAAAGTTTGTTGCCAAGAATGGTTCGACTTACTACAAGCAGGCATTGGAGCAGAACAAACAGTATATTGTTGAGCCTCCGACTGTGGAGAAGTGCACTGAGTTATCTAAGCAGCTGTTTTTCACTCGCCTTGCTAG CATTCCTGGGCGGAATGAAGCATTTTGGAAGGAGCTGGATTATGTGAAGAACATGTGGAAGAACAGGCAGGAGTTGAAAGTTGAACATGCCGGTATTGCAGCTTTATTTGGGCTCGAGTGCTTTGCATGGTTTTGTGCTGGAGAGATTGTAGGAAGAGGTTTTACATTCACTGGTTACTATCCTTGA
- the LOC116020217 gene encoding uncharacterized protein LOC116020217, with the protein MFTAKGSILGDSLDGFIPTVQGVDNAQLLKPFEIDEVENALFSMAPDKSPGPDEYSPAFYQHFWGEISNDVVQFIISCANNDYFPMGRLITDNVLVASKVIHYLNRKREGHDGWCALKFDMAKAYDKIEWSFLETIMHRMGFHHRWINMIMCCVTTVRYKVGVNGELSDIIVPSCGFHQARGAPGISHLFFADDSLLFFKATVQEVKAINNCLVDYEKMSSQIVNYNKSCIVFSQNTEDSMRTTVAEVFNVNQSAAIGRYLGLPMGIGRNKRDVFSYIESKLIGWLSGWNKKILSRAGKEVLLKSVAQALPTYSMSIYYLLVTLCERIERTTVPNLNLDMKVCELIHPTSHDWNRELLNNMFTPHDVGFMLKIPVSMHFDDKWCWRGDMRGVCSVKHGYRSLSTVNDSNDSISWGSIWSLKLPPAARNFLWRSMHNILPVLTVLVARQVAIEVLCPLCRDQPETLDHLMKDCVAVVPIWQTILLTSNVFGEVMTALHGCSLGNVPLSADSPSHAWQVDDAENADAVKVFVDAAVFSNPECAYYGYVVLNPNGLFVAARNGTLGCMNDVHLAEALAVKEDLLWVKGRGFTKIKLYSDCQTVCCFLNGSGSDWS; encoded by the exons atgttTACGGCAAAAGGGTCTATTCTTGGTGATTCATTGGACGGCTTTATACCTACAGTTCAAGGTGTGGATAATGCGCAACTTTTGAAACCATTTGAGATTGATGAAGTGGAAAATGCCCTATTCTCAATGGCACCAGACAAATCACCAGGCCCGGATGAATACAGTCCGGCTTTTTATCAACATTTCTGGGGAGAGATTAGTAATGATGTAGTTCAGTTCATTATTTCATGTGCGAACAATGATTACTTTCCTATGG GTCGGTTGATCACTGACAATGTTCTAGTTGCTTCTAAGGTGATCCACTATTTGAACCGCAAGAGAGAAGGGCATGATGGGTGGTGTGCGCTGAAGTTTGATATGGCTAAAGCATATGACAAGATAGAATGGTCTTTTTTAGAGACCATTATGCATCGAATGGGTTTTCACCACCGCTGGATTAATATGATCATGTGTTGCGTCACTACTGTTAGATATAAAGTAGGGGTGAATGGTGAGCTGTCTGACATTATTGTGCCGTCATGTGGTTTTCACCAAG CTAGAGGTGCACCTGGTATCTCCCACTTGTTCTTTGCGGATGATAGCCTATTGTTTTTCAAAGCTACGGTTCAAGAGGTTAAAGCTATTAACAATTGTCTAGTTGATTATGAAAAGATGTCCAGCCAAATTGTCAATTATAATAAGTCGTGTATCGTTTTTAGCCAGAATACCGAGGACTCTATGCGTACGACTGTGGCTGAAGTTTTTAATGTGAACCAATCTGCTGCTATTGGGCGCTATTTGGGACTGCCAATGGGTATTGGACGAAACAAACGTGACGTGTTCTCCTATATTGAATCAAAGTTGATTGGTTGGCTGAGTGGTTGGAATAAGAAGATTCTTTCAAGAGCCGGGAAGGAAGTCCTCCTGAAAAGTGTTGCACAAGCCTTACCTACATATTCCATGAGCATATATTACCTCCTGGTAACGCTTTGTGAGCGAATCGAAAGG ACTACAGTCCCTAATCTTAATCTGGACATGAAAGTTTGTGAACTTATCCACCCTACCTCTCATGATTGGAATAGGGAGCTGTTAAATAATATGTTTACTCCACATGATGTTGGTTTTATGCTTAAAATTCCTGTGAGCATGCATTTTGATGATAAATGGTGTTGGAGGGGTGATATGAGAGGTGTATGTTCAGTGAAACATGGGTATAGGTCTTTGTCCACTGTGAATGACAGCAATGATAGTATATCATGGGGCTCAATTTGGAGCTTAAAACTTCCACCAGCAGCCCGAAACTTCTTATGGCGAAGTATGCATAATATTCTCCCTGTGCTAACTGTCCTGGTTGCCCGTCAAGTTGCTATTGAGGTATTATGTCCTCTTTGCAGAGATCAACCTGAGACTCTTGATCATTTGATGAAGGATTGCGTAGCTGTCGTTCCTATTTGGCAAACCATCCTGCTGACCAGTAATGTTTTTGGGGAAGTGATGACTGCATTACATGGATGT AGTTTGGGGAATGTTCCTCTATCGGCGGACTCTCCGTCACATGCTTGGCAGGTTGATGACGCGGAGAATGCGGATGCAGTAAAGGTTTTTGTAGATGCCGCTGTTTTCTCGAACCCGGAGTGTGCCTATTATGGCTACGTTGTTTTGAATCCAAATGGCCTTTTTGTGGCGGCTCGGAATGGTACTCTTGGATGCATGAATGATGTTCATTTAGCGGAAGCACTTGCGGTGAAAGAGGATCTCTTGTGGGTCAAAGGAAGAGGTTTTACTAAAATCAAGCTCTACTCGGATTGTCAAACTGTTTGTTGTTTCTTAAATGGTTCTGGGTCTGATTGGTCATAG